CATTGGCCACGTCAGAGGCTTCAGCACGGGTGGGGCGGGAGTTTTCGATCATGGAATCAAGCATCTGGGTAGCCACGATAACGGGCTTGGCATTTTCCCGCGCGATTTGGATAGCGCGTTTTTGCACCAGCGGCACTTGCTCAAGCGGGCATTCCACGCCTAAGTCGCCGCGAGCAACCATGATGCCGTCAAAAGCGAGGACGATTGATTCCAACGCTTCAACAGCTTCCGGCTTTTCCAGTTTCGCAATCACCGGAATGCGCCGGCCTTCTTGGTCCATGATCGCATGAACCAATTCAACATCTTGTGGGGAACGAACGAAGGAGAGCGCGATGAAATCTACGCCGAGTTTGAGGGCAAAACGCAGGTCTTTGATGTCTTTTTCGCTAAGCGCTGGGACGGAAATGTCCATGCCGGGTAGCGAGACACCCTTGTTGTTGGAAACTGGGCCGCCTTCGACAACTTCACAGATAACGTCATTGTCTTCCACTGCTTTGCACACAAGTGCGACCTTGCCGTCGTCGACAAGCAGCCGGTCACCGGGCTTTGCGTCTTTCGCCAGGTTCTTGTAGGTGGTGGATACTCGGTCGTGGGTGCCTTCACATTCTTCAACCGTGATGCGGACTTCTTCACCGGTGGCCCAGAAGGTAGCTCCGGTCGCGAAGCGCCCTAATCGAATCTTAGGCCCTTGCAGGTCAGCGAGGATACCGACAGCATGCCCGGTCTTGTCGGTTGCTTCACGTACCCACTTGTAGTTTTGCTCGTGGTCAGCATGGTCACCGTGGGAGAAGTTCATGCGGGCGACATCCATGCCGTCTTCCACGAGCCGAAGAATAGCGTCCTGGCTTGCTACTGCCGGACCAAGAGTACAGACAATTTTTGTGCGACGTTCCATGCCTTAAACACTAATCCTGAATCGCCGATCCTGCGAGTGCCAAACGCGAAGAACAAGCAGGAAAGGTGAAAAACTAGCGCAACTCACACCTGACAAACCGAAGAAAAACGGGCATGAGCGGGCACATTCAGACATTTTGGACAGGTACGCGATTTAGCTCACATTTTGCATGCCATCGCTTAGCTGCACGCCAAATGTCATTATTTAGCGCCACATGCACTGGCAATTTACTTGCACGCTACCGAAATTATTGCTTTTCGACGCCGGGCGATTCAATGGTTTGGATTTCCGACTTAGATTCCGGCATGACAGTCTGATCGACACCACCGACTTCCTCAGTAGCAGTGTCAGAGTTGGCGTTTATGCAATGAGCATGTCCCCCGACTTGTTCCGGAGTTTCTCTTCCGGATTTCAGCAGGAAGAAAACCACCAGAGCAAGGACGAAAATGACGGCCGTCACGATTGCGTTGATACGAATACCATAGACCAACGTCGCCTCATCAGTTCGCATATTTTCAATCACGAAACGGCCTGCCGCATAACTTGCAACATACAGCGCGAATACCCGGCCGTGCCCCAGTTTAAAAATGCGATCCATGTTAATGAGGAAAATAAATACGAGAATGTTCCACAACATTTCATAAAGGAAAGTGGGATGCACGGTAGCGATCACTTCCCCGGTAGAACGCCCTGTTAACGGCGCATATTCCCCAGCCGAATTCACCCGGTAGTAAATCTCCAACGCCCAGGGCACGGTGGTCTCCTCACCGTAAAGCTCTTGATTAAACCAATTGCCTAGTCGACCAATCGCCTGAGCCAATACGACACCAGGAGCTAATGCGTCTGCAAAAGGCGCAAACGGAACTTTTTTATACCGAAAGTAAGCATATACGCAGACAGTGCCGACCAAAACGGCACCCATGATCCCTAACCCGCCGTTGGTAATTTTCAAGGCATCAATAGGATTGCAGTCACCGCAAAAATACTTGTCGTAGTCTGTAATCACGTGATACAACCGACCACCAACGATACCCGCCGGGACCGCGATGATAGCGGCATCTAACACCATGTCTGGGTTTCCACCGCGCGCGGCGTATCGCTTTCGCCCGATAGCTAAAGCTACAAGTATGCCTGCGATAATGCATAATGCATATGCACGGATGGGAATTGGCCCTAGGAACCATACTCCTTGGGGCGGCGATGGAATATATGCAAGGGTGGAAACGATCACGCTTAAACTCTCCAAAACTGTTCTCGGCTATTTCTGTGACCTACAACAGTGTGCCCGAAAACTACCCCCAAGACCACATCAGAGGTTCGTTACCTGCTAGGGCAGGCAGGATGTTGGGCTGCGGAAACCAATGCGCGGGTAAGCGCTAGCGGTGACTTGGCCGTAACAAGCGAAGTTCCGATAACCACCGCGTCTGCTCCCCTAGATGCGTATTCGTAAAGTTCTGCTGCGTTACGCACACCAGATAACGCAATCTTGATTACATCACTCGGCAAGCCAGGAGCTATCTCAGCGAATGCCTGCCGGTTCAGCGTCATTGTTTCAAAATCCCGGGCGTTGACGCCAACTATGCTTGCACCTGCATCTATAGCCCGGATTGCTTCCTCAGGATTTCGCACTTCAACTAATGCTGCCATTCCAAGAGACTCCACCCGATCCAACAGTGAGCAAAGATGTGGTTGATCCAAAACCGCAACCCGAAGTGGAATCATATCCGCGCCAAAACAGCGCGCTTCATGAATTTGGTAAGGATCGATGATGAAATCTCGACATAATATCGGAACAGATACGGTTGCCCGGACATCAGCCATTTCCGCCAACGAGCCATGGAACCGTCGTT
The nucleotide sequence above comes from Corynebacterium mustelae. Encoded proteins:
- the pyk gene encoding pyruvate kinase, with the translated sequence MERRTKIVCTLGPAVASQDAILRLVEDGMDVARMNFSHGDHADHEQNYKWVREATDKTGHAVGILADLQGPKIRLGRFATGATFWATGEEVRITVEECEGTHDRVSTTYKNLAKDAKPGDRLLVDDGKVALVCKAVEDNDVICEVVEGGPVSNNKGVSLPGMDISVPALSEKDIKDLRFALKLGVDFIALSFVRSPQDVELVHAIMDQEGRRIPVIAKLEKPEAVEALESIVLAFDGIMVARGDLGVECPLEQVPLVQKRAIQIARENAKPVIVATQMLDSMIENSRPTRAEASDVANAVLDGADAVMLSGETSVGTDPHNVVRTMSRIVTSAETDGNVPDLAHIPRTKRGVISYSARDIAERLNAKALVAFTTSGDTAKRVARLRSRLPLLVFTPLPEVRSQLALTWGAETFLTPPMHNTDEMLLEIDNQLLAMDEYSRDDMMVIVAGTPPGVSGNTNMIHVHLLGEDTSLPPTA
- the lgt gene encoding prolipoprotein diacylglyceryl transferase; its protein translation is MIVSTLAYIPSPPQGVWFLGPIPIRAYALCIIAGILVALAIGRKRYAARGGNPDMVLDAAIIAVPAGIVGGRLYHVITDYDKYFCGDCNPIDALKITNGGLGIMGAVLVGTVCVYAYFRYKKVPFAPFADALAPGVVLAQAIGRLGNWFNQELYGEETTVPWALEIYYRVNSAGEYAPLTGRSTGEVIATVHPTFLYEMLWNILVFIFLINMDRIFKLGHGRVFALYVASYAAGRFVIENMRTDEATLVYGIRINAIVTAVIFVLALVVFFLLKSGRETPEQVGGHAHCINANSDTATEEVGGVDQTVMPESKSEIQTIESPGVEKQ
- the trpC gene encoding indole-3-glycerol phosphate synthase TrpC, yielding MTTVFEEIIAGVKDDVAAREAVVPFRDIKARSRDCEPPRDVMSALLAPGCQLIAEVKRFDPETGRIAYQEAPTELARQFEVGGAALIACHTEQRRFHGSLAEMADVRATVSVPILCRDFIIDPYQIHEARCFGADMIPLRVAVLDQPHLCSLLDRVESLGMAALVEVRNPEEAIRAIDAGASIVGVNARDFETMTLNRQAFAEIAPGLPSDVIKIALSGVRNAAELYEYASRGADAVVIGTSLVTAKSPLALTRALVSAAQHPACPSR